In one Nicotiana tomentosiformis chromosome 6, ASM39032v3, whole genome shotgun sequence genomic region, the following are encoded:
- the LOC138894088 gene encoding uncharacterized protein: MAPFKALYGRVCHSTIGWFEPGEARLYGTDLVKDALDKVRLIQERICTTQSIQKSYMDQKARDLSFMLGEKVLLKISLMKRIMRFRKKVFHVSMLQKYHAHRSHVLDYITVWLNENLGYEEEPVAIVDKQVHQLRSKTISAIKV; this comes from the exons atggctccatttaaggctttatatggtcgggtATGTCATTCCACcatcggttggtttgagcccggcgaggctaggttatatggcactgatttggtaaaggatgccttggataaggtaagGTTGATTCAGGAGAGAATTTGCACAACACAGTCCATACAAAAGAGTTACatggatcagaaagcgcgtgatttatcatttatgttgggcgagaaagttctcttgaaaatCTCACTGATGAAGCGTatcatgaggttcagaaagaaag tttttcacgtgtctatgctccagaagtaccATGCTCacaggtcacatgtgttagattacatCACAGTTTGGCTAAATGAGaacttgggttatgaggaggagccagttgctattgttgacaagcaggttcaccagttgaggtctaagacgATTTCTGCGATAAAGGTCTAG